The Sabethes cyaneus chromosome 3, idSabCyanKW18_F2, whole genome shotgun sequence DNA window ctcataaaagtgctattttagcttaaaccATTTTGGTGTCttcggcgcactcccagttgacctctaggtatgatgctggcctaataagccagtcgtcgtatgttcgaatctcggctgggagaggctgttagagtcaatgggATCGTAGCAACTATGGCCCTGTCCTTTACTGtaatagctggctgtgaagtctatcgtataaaaacagaaggtcaagtttcgacaaCGGAAATGTAAAAGGCGTTCTCGCCTCAGGACTTTTTTTTCtggattttgttttatttcacagTACCACTCGCTGTGACGAAGCTAACATTTTGCGGGAGAAGCGAGCATCGCTGTGTTACtcatagggtgtttgcagagtgcatatgtattggagatctgttgggcaggcaaaagtgacagctccatataaaacacacgggctgggaagagcaaaattttttaattgatttattttctttatttaaaacagaaattacaaattgcttcatacatatcCCGGGCAACCATTTCTTCATGTTTCTTTATTTTTCgatatacagcctgaattcgttaattgggccacgattgcactccagctgattcgctaattgggccgactgacagttgttagaaatttctaaactcgaaaattccatacaattttgacattcaagttgtcatatagcccaattagcgaacacccaattaacgaaccgcccaattaacgaaccaccaattaacgaaactttgctgtatcagTCTTTAAAGACACCAATAGAGAAAATCGATGGCGATCGTTACcatttctaaaagaaatttctacaaacttaatagaaaattaaagtttactTTATAAAGATCTtcaccaaaatatcgatatcaaccgtcatcttcgaaaataaatatcaatttctgtcgccaattcgttactAATCTTtacgtatttttttttgtttttatttttggcacGGGCAAGTTTCGAACCCATGCAATTTCTAAACTGTACCACTAATCCTCAGATCTACGACTACTCTTGGGGAGCTTAGATTAAAATGGCAATCGTATTCTAAAGGACCCATTCATGTATATTAATATATTGGCGAATTCGTCTATGTACGAGAGTCGCGAACTAATTTGGCGAAACTGGCAGAAGATGTTTGGGTTCAGTACTCAGTTCAAATGATTCGGCCAACATATTGTTAATTTCGGGTTGAACATATACATCATATATGCACATGTATACGCATCGATGCCATTCTTCATTATCCTTTATCAATGAATATCAAAACAGAAGTAGTTTTAGATAAATATCTGCGAAGTTTTTGCGATACTTTCatactgaacaaaatttagtgtaatatcattaaagatttttatcaaattactGACAAAGATAATGTTTTAAATGCGAGTATCGATCTATGAAGAAGTTCAAATGTTCGTATCgacattattgaaaattaaacgtAACGATTTATCGTCACAAAGCTTTATTTTTGTATAAAGAACTACAAAGGAATTTCACGAGTGGTTGACCGggatatggcaaggtaataccgtggacccccgttcgtttgaccatttttaatctgaacactttttaatttgaaccccgttggtttgcacgacgtgcaaattaaaaatggttcaaacgtcattctcaacatgacatcatttgtttatgcagacaatgcacataaacacgatttgtttgtactgacctagcgtgtttaatcggtttcacatgtcGTTTTCCTAatgattaagatagaaatccggtcagaaaatgcaatattcgcacttgcaactgccaactaaaacaaaccaccaaaacaataacaaagagcagggcggccaggtcacacaggtttcagcatatttcgggttaccagttgttcaaattaaaaagtaaccccgttagtttgcatgaggaatcgttcaaacgaacgggggtccactgtatatctgtttactaaataaaaaaattattttcaacagataagctaagacgcggtagcaatgatcaaaaatgtaactatgactaAATTCAACTAAACTAAATGATTcaactaaatgatttttttccgggagcgCCTATGCGTATCAAGAGTGTTCATAAAAGTGCTTATAATATAATTTacattgtgtgttcaatcatgAATGGTTAGTTCAGACGCTATTAGAATTTCCTTTTTTTAGGTATATCGTATATGCAGCAAAAGTTTTTGTTTAGTTGTACAATTATTGTGATTAGAATTAAAGTGTTaagtaaaaaatcttaaaactaaATTCTCGCGAACATAGGCGCAATGCATGTTAACTGCCTGTGTGTCTAGAGGCGTTactgaaaaaatcatttcatttgctgaatgctgatttttttgataacTGAAAGTAGCTCACTAGACCGCGTAGGGAAAGTAAAACGCGCGCAAATTCAAAATCAGCCTTTGGATATGTAGGTATCAAATATCTCCGAGTGCTATGATTTGATGTTGGTGTTACAATAGAGGGAATAAAATGAActgatattttccttttttcaaactCATTGTTTTCTGTCAACTGTTTTCAGCCCTGGCAACGGCTCCGTGAGTAAACGAttgtattgcgattattattctaaaatgctgttaaaatattacgaacccgcccgccattatggttcgtaaaaagctggattgactGACTGTGTTGCTAGTTTTACAGGATAATCACAACACTGCAGCTAGTGCTACTACGGCTGCTACCTAAGCCTGGAAAGCCTACAGGGGATCCAACATCATACAGGCCGATATATCTGCTAGATACTATGGATCCCCGTTCgcttgaccatttttaatctgaaaatcttttaatttgaaccccgttggtctgcacgacgtgcaaattaaaaatggttcaaatgtcattctcaacatgacatcatttgctcatgcacacaatgcacataaacacgatttgtttgtactgaccttgcgtgtttaatctgtttcacattccgttttcggaaCGATTATGatggaaatccgatcggagaatgaaatatccGCTGCTTGCAACTTCCAACTAagtcaaaccatcaaaacaataacacacacacacacacacacacacacacacacacacacacacacacacacacacacacacacacacacacacacacacacacacacacacacacacacacacacacacacacacacacacacacacacacacacacacacacacacacacacacacacacacacacacactgcttAGTTTCGCGCCTGCTGTCCGAATCCGAGTTGAATGGGGTGGTATAGGCACTCGGCCCGTTAGCTTCGGTTCGTTTTTTGGCACAGTTCGGAAATTTACTGCTAGTTGACAGATTCAGATAAACTTTGATCTACAGGCTCTCTAATCGCTAAACTAACACGACCgcgtatagaccaaatcaaggtgacgtcatctggcagatactggcgcccttgtttacaaacagccgcagagtccaaaaaagttttagCGGTTTAAaaggcaagtttgttgtttgaaccgagtttaaacagcattaggactaaatttaaaggccattatgcctgtaaaatgttaaaaaacacgctgcattcgctataaacggaaaggaaagttctatagtccaaatcatcataccgtcaattgacagatactggcgcccttgtttacattttggaaaactttcttttccgtttacAGGGAATGTAGcgtgtattttaacattttacaggcataatggcttttaaatttagtcccaatgctgtttaaactcgactTAAACAagaaacttgccgtttaaacagctgaaacttttttggactctacggtctgtttgtaaacaagggcgccagtatctgccagatgacgtcaccttgattcgTATTAGCAAGCTTCAATTGACGTAAATAAAATTGTATTTTGATAAGCGACTCCGCGCACTTTCAAAGAATCCAGCGATGTGCaaaacatttaagcaaataatttcgtttgatataatttttattaaatttctgGCATCCCTGACCAGAAGTTAGTGTGAAACAGCCTGAAGTACACAaacgaagcgaaaaaaaaagattCGTTTGGTGCTGAGACTTGGCGtagtattgcgattattatctaaaatttttctttcgtcggtttagttgtgcgcctaacagttgcgcgcagctctgttctggttgctcgcagtcaaagtatctcttttacactcttacgaaatctcgtaagaaactgtcaacgcaagagtgatgagaaaaacaacaatatttctctctcgctcatcagctgaatgctagggtagcttgcttcgtgtttgcccgttcaaacatggacaaatttttcacaaacgcaatcagcatttaaattttattattttcggttaacgtaagacattgtaactgtgttgtttgtaagtctgtacgtaataggacaaaacaaatattatctaagcaaagaataagagcataaacataaaaaacttacacgtgcttacactgtcaataatatatgatttacctttgcgcacaactatattaaactggaaaacgaaatattttctcgggaagcacaatactaaatataataaattaaaatttttataaattcaaaagttcaaatatttatatcgtGAATTACAATTAGCAATATTCCAATGAATGCTTCCTGTGTTGCATGCCGGACCCTCGGGTCCGGTATGGTAGCTATTTATAAGCACCCGAATGGattggatcagatgtttacgtCCGTCACCGGAGTTGAGGTAATATCGGTTCGGCAATGTAAAAAACAATTTATGCATAAAAAAGCGACTCTTTCCGCTAGGTTGAAGACGATGATCATCTTTGCATACCGTGTTACGATGATCTGAAAGCTGCACACTTGTTTAAACAAAAGGTAATCGCAAACAACATCCTTCGGATAAGTCGTCCGTCAGCATCATCCAAATCCGGTGGCAATGTTCTTACAAGTCGGACGGGAGATGCCGACTGCAAAGAGAATGCACCGCTGCTGAACAAATCGGCCAATCCTGTGGAACAAACTTCCAGCGTAGAGATATCGACTACTTCCGCTACGGAGGCTGAGATTTTCGAAGAGCATTTGATAATTCGGTCCGATGCTTCGGAGGAGGACGAAGAGGACGATTTGGAAACGCAGGAAGAGAATGAAGTGATTGAAGTCAAAATAGATCTGGCGGAATTGCAGTCTGCAAGTGAGATTATTGATTCGCCTAATGCCATTCCAGACGAACAAGTCAGCAATGAGGCTGATGCTAAAGTAGTTTTACAGCAATTTAAAATCGAAGCACCTAACCGGTGCGAAGAATGTGGAAAGTCCTTTGCTAAGACTGCGATGCTGCAGAAACATGTGCGGTCTTGCCATCAGGCAGAGTCGACGGACGACAGTGAACAACTTGGTCCGGGATCGCTCGCATCGTTGCCGGCTGTTCACAATCTGATGTGCGAGTATTGTTTTCAGGAGTTTACAATTGTGAAGGAAAAATATGAACACGAGACGGTTCATGCGTCGGAAACTAAACCTTACAAGTGCCCTCAGTGCGATGGCGCATTTAAGGACAAGGTTGGCCTCCGAAGTCACATACGTATTCACTCGGCGGTGAAGCGATTCAAGTGTCAATACTGCGAGATGCGTTTCCATCAGCGGGGCAACCTGACCGCTCACGAAAGAACCCACGTTGGCTCGAAACCCTACCTGTGTCCACAGTGCGGGAAAGGTAAgttgaaattaattttctttGAACTTTTTGTAATCTTTAATTTGTGAAGGTTTCGCTGAGAGCGGGAATCTGAAGAATCACATTCGATACCACACGGGCGAGCGCCCGTACGCGTGTACCGAGTGTCCGAAACGTTTTCGGACGCACTACTCGAGAACGGTTCACTTTCGGTCGCACAACAATGATCGGCCGTTTCGGTGTACCGAATGCGACAAAAGTTTCTATTCGTCCGGTAAACTTATCATCCACCGGCGGGTGCATAGCGGTGAGAAACCGTACAAATGTGGCACTTGTCCGGCCAAGTTTGCCGACAGCAGCGGACTGAGGCGCCACTCGAAGACGCATTAAAACTTTTTTGCTAAATTGAGTACGAATAAATTTTGATCTGTTTGTTTTGtgaattttaaaattcaaaatcaaattttcctaTCAATCGAGAAACAATGTAGAACGAGAAAAGAGAAACTTTCCCTTGTTTTTGAAATGTTGATAATACATATTCGCGAGCAATAATAACGGTAGATTAAGAATTACTGCAGCCCTCAAACGAGTTTAGGTAATTTAGGATAGTTCGGGTAGGTTATTAATAACAGAATTAGTGACGGAAGAGAACGTTTACTCCAAATGCTTATCTGTCACAGAGATTGTAGTAGTTTCTAACGTTTGCGAAACAAAGCTGCATATTGCGAAAAAGAAATGAACAACTGTAACAAACCATATTTCAATCCAAATCTGTACGATCGAACGTACGATTGGCAGTTTAATGCGTAGATATTCTCGAAGAAACCTTGCCGAACAGGTCTACTTGATGTTGCATTCTTTCAGCGTGCAGCAAATTTTATCGCCATTAAGTGTTAGTAGAGAGAAGTCTTTCCACAGTGCTTCGCCATCGGAATTGGTCTTTAGCTCAGCCTGAATCTTATCCCACACCTAAAatagagatttttttttaatatttgccCCCGCCAGAACCTTAACGCTAGTGACGTTACCTTCTTTTTCGGATTCAGCTGTGCCACTTCCGCGTTAGTGTTGTCGAAACCCTCCACAATGATACGTTCGCCGATTTTGGCACCCTCGGGAATTGATAGGGGCTCATATTTATCCTGATTGAAGGCACACAGCACTAGACCTTCACTTTCCACTCCGCGGATTTTCGACGACTTCATATTAGTTAACGTGACAACCGAACGGTTTATCAGATCCTCCAACGGGTAGTAAGCCATCAAATTGCTGACGATGGTTTTCTTCGCTTCACCTCCCACATCCACGCTAAGCACACAGAGACTATCTGCGTCAGGATGTTTTACCGCTTCCGTAATCTGACCCACCTTAAGTTCAACCTTGTCGGGTGTATTTTCTCCGGCAACTTGCGCCGATGCCTTCTTCCCAGCTACCGCTCCAGTTGGATAAGCCCTTTCGGTAAGCTGCCTATGAAAATCATCGTCGAAAGCTTTTCGAATAGGATCCAGCAAACGATTTATGTAAATTTCCACCGCTCCCTTCAGATCACCAGGGTGCAACTCTTGCGATGCAAAACTGGCCTCCAAAGCTTCATAAGTTTCAAACTTTAGATCCCCACCAAAATCAGCTTTccgtttaatttcaaatccttcACCGGCTTTAAACATCGGATAGATTACGTGCTTAACAAATTTCAACAGTCCATTATCCTCGATGTTACCGGGTTCACAGAAAGCCTTCTTAATTTTCGACTTCACCTTGGCGGCACTATCGAGCAAATCTATCTTGGAATCATCCTCACTGGAGGACATTTTACCACCGGCCAAACCGGGAATCATTGGATTCATCAAATGAATTCGCTTTGCGTATCCCAGCTGAGGCAAATACTTCTCCGCAAAGGTGAAAATCTTCCGCTGATCTACACCTCCGAATTGGGCATCCACCTTTAGGTACTCTTCGTCCAAAGCTTGCAAACCTGGGTAAAGGATTCCGGACAAAAGTGGATGCTCAACCTGTTTGACCACCTCTGCCCCTGCCTTCTTGGCGTCGTGCTGCGTAACCACCGACGACAGCTTGTAGACATCCAACGTATATTCCTTCGACAGTTGATAATCTGTTCCACGAACGAACTTCAACTTTTCCAATGGAACACCCAGCGAAGTCAACATTGCCTTGATAACGGCTTCGTAGTATTTTGTTCGCTCCTGCAGAAGCGTCCACGGTGCCTTCATATTATCCAGATAGGCATGTAAATCGGCGAACAGGATGGTAACTTCACAGCCAGCCTTTAGGAAATCCGCAACCTTTGACATGGGCACGAAGTAGGCAATGTGTGGCTTACCGGTAGTGGCCGTGCCCCAGTATATTTTCAAATCACGCTCCTTCAGAATGGTTCGCATATTATCCTGACCCAGCACTTCCTGCAGATTGCGAGCGATTAGCTGCTCCTTTTCTTCCGCGGTAAGAGCCGTCATTTTGCTTGCTGCGGCCGCACTCTTTATTTATTGGAAATGGAAAAAGTTATTACACTTTTCTGTTGCAATCGAAAACCTTTTTCTCACTTTTTTAGAAGGCGAATCACACACCACGAATGGATGAGTTGTCTGCTCCGCAAACAAATATTGGTGCAGGAGTGGGGCGAGAGACAGCCACGCAATTTGACAGTTCTGGCTGTCAAGCGCACATGGTGGGAAGTTTGTAACACGCTAGTGAAAAGTGATTCAAAAGTGAGTGAAATTTTAAAGTGTGGGGTCACAGATTATGATACAGATACAAAACCTATCAATTTTAGCATAAGAAAAGATGTGGGTgcgttaaggtgaaggtcgtcagaagCCAGCTGCTTATTTACAGATTTCAGTAAATTAGTCTGGGGTAATCTGCACCGTTTAAGGAAATTGTGGTTTTTCCTTGTTAAAGCTTAAAGCCAATATCAATCCTATACACGGAGCATAATTTCATGAATATTAGGTAAAAGTGCTgtagagccaccaacacaggaggaggttaaaaaggcaatcagtgagctgaaaaacggttaggctgctggaaaggacggtatcctggctgaacttctaaaagcggggagcgagcggctgtacgaagcaatccaccagattattgtcaggatctgggaggaaaaacaaatgccggaggagtggttggaaggCCTCATTAGCCCAATTTCCAAAAAGGTACATCGACAGAAGTTTAAatactatcgaggaattacattgctcaattctgcctacatgGTGCTTTCCCgcatcctgttctgcagactgagaccgtcgGCGGAGTCCtttgtcggcgagtaccaagctggttttcgtgagcgtcgctccacgacggatcagatgtttaccctgcgtcagttcctagacaagttccgagagtacaatttgcagacacaccatatgtttgtgaactttaaagcggcgtacgattcagctacacgaaatgagctgtgccagataatgctagaacatgtttttccgacgaaactagttacgctgattcgtgcgatgcTGGACGGAtgcaaatcatgcgttagaatagcgggtgagacctcaactgctttcgtgacgttggatggactgaagcaaggggatgcactctctaatctgCTAGTACTGCAAGGATGAGTAACGTTACTGAAGAGATCGAAGAGGCAACAAACGAGTCTCTAAGTAGTATGATGGATGAAGAAATTATGTCATGTTCATCGTCCATCCTCAATAGTCCCCAAAAAGGAGTTGAGATGATGTCCGAAGAGATTAGTGAAGACGATCTTGACCAAACGCTATTGTCATCTCAGGCTCCTGTGAAAATTGCTTCTAGTGATGCTAATAATGCTAAATCCTTTTCGGATCGAAAACAATTTATTCGGCTTAACGGGGCTGGCAAAAAAAGGTTTAAATATTTCCTTTCTAAAGGGCACAGTGCCCAACAGGCCCGTGAATTGGCTGTAGCTCCGATGATCCCCAAAACTAGGGAAAAATTCACTCATGAACAAAATAAGCGACCTAGAAATACCGAGCTTAATGGGTCAAACAGTAGCGAAACTGATCCTCACCCAAAAAGGACTGCCTACCAATCTGTCATTGGACAGCCGCACAAGACTTCGGTTCAAAACAGGTTGGATCAAATTAGAGCAGGGTCCTCAGGGCTGGGGGGGACTTCATACAACCCATCTTATAGAGATGCTTTAGCGTCTGTTAAAATTGGGATCATTCCGGAAGACTTTCCTGAAACTGAGCTAACAACGCAGCAAACACTTGCTACTCAAAAGGCAATTTTGAGGTTGGTGGCTCAGCAAAGGAAGGAAAAGGTCAAGCCAAAATTTGGTACATGCCTAATACGGCCGGGGCATATGATCATCATCTGCAAAAACCAGGACACGGTCCAATGGTTAAAGGCGATAATTCCCAGCGTTAAGCCATGGGAAAATGCAAGCCTAATCGCAGTTGATGAGAAAAATATTCCCCAGCCTGAAGTTCTAATTGGGTTCTTTCCCCACAGCGTAGAGGATAGCAACGATGAAATCCTCGCTCTAGTTGAAAGCCAAAATAATGGTGTAGAAGTTGATGCGtggaaaattttcaagagaCAAATTATCAAAGAGCAACATATTCAACTTATTTTCACAGTGGATAAAGGCTCTATGAAGGCTCTAGAAGACTGTAAATTCCTTTTAGACTACAAGTTTGGGACTGCTCCTCTCAGAAAGCAAACACTGAGAGAGAGACAGTATAAAAGTAGtggaaatattaataaaaaaagtgAAGGGACAGCTGACAGGAGGCAGCAAAAGCCCACAGATACTAATTGCAACAGGAAAGCTGTAGATGAATCCATAACCGGCCAATCtcgaataaaacaaaatcactCAGGTGAGAGCAGTACAAGGGTCCGTGGTAGCCCTGAACAAGTCTGCAGATCTTCAGGTGATATTGTGATAGGCGACGGCTGTGCAAATTTGGATACGTCAGCAGTAATAGACAGACAGGACTGTGACCATGCTTCTGGGTTGGCAAGCAAGCTTGTCAAATGCTCGGAAGACATGAACTCGGGTGGTAGTTCTACCGAAATGCCCTATAGCCCATCAAACTAATTTCTTAAATGGCTAAGAACAGCATTAAATTCATTCAAAATAACCTTCACCACGCAAAGGCAGCTTCAAGCATTCTTAGTAAAACATTTTTTCAAAGCAAACTGGATGTAGCATTCCTCCAGGAGCCATGGGTACACAATGGAAAGGTTTTGGGATTGCCTGCACGAAATTGTAAGTTGATTTACGACAGTAATCAGCTCTCAAGAGCTGCAATTCTggtaaataacaacataaaattCGTGCCGATTACAGAATTTATTGATAAAGATATTGCGGCCATTATGCTGGAAGTGCCTACTACAAACGGGAAGACAATACTCTATGTGGCATCggcctactttccaggggacgTGGATGATGTCCCACCACCAAAGGTTACAGCTTTTATCTCCTATTGCAAAAGACATAATAAGGCCTTTATTATTGGGTGCGATGCGAATGCCCATCATACAATTTGGAGCAGCTCAAATATCAACAAGAGAGGTGAGTCACTTTTCGAATATATTTCTCAGCATGATATTGATATATGTAACAGGGGCAATTCTCCAACTTTTACTAACTCAATCAGGGAAGAAGTTCTTGACTTAACATTATGCAGCTCAAAAATTTCTGATAAAATACAGAACTGGCATGTATCAGATGAAATATCGTTATCTGATCATagtcaaattttatttgaatatgcTGCAAATGACTTGTTACAGGAATACTATAGAGATCCCCGAAAAACAAATTGGGAACG harbors:
- the LOC128742800 gene encoding gastrula zinc finger protein XlCGF57.1-like, which codes for MNASCVACRTLGSGMVAIYKHPNGLDQMFTSVTGVEVEDDDHLCIPCYDDLKAAHLFKQKVIANNILRISRPSASSKSGGNVLTSRTGDADCKENAPLLNKSANPVEQTSSVEISTTSATEAEIFEEHLIIRSDASEEDEEDDLETQEENEVIEVKIDLAELQSASEIIDSPNAIPDEQVSNEADAKVVLQQFKIEAPNRCEECGKSFAKTAMLQKHVRSCHQAESTDDSEQLGPGSLASLPAVHNLMCEYCFQEFTIVKEKYEHETVHASETKPYKCPQCDGAFKDKVGLRSHIRIHSAVKRFKCQYCEMRFHQRGNLTAHERTHVGSKPYLCPQCGKGFAESGNLKNHIRYHTGERPYACTECPKRFRTHYSRTVHFRSHNNDRPFRCTECDKSFYSSGKLIIHRRVHSGEKPYKCGTCPAKFADSSGLRRHSKTH
- the LOC128742133 gene encoding tyrosine--tRNA ligase, cytoplasmic; translated protein: MTALTAEEKEQLIARNLQEVLGQDNMRTILKERDLKIYWGTATTGKPHIAYFVPMSKVADFLKAGCEVTILFADLHAYLDNMKAPWTLLQERTKYYEAVIKAMLTSLGVPLEKLKFVRGTDYQLSKEYTLDVYKLSSVVTQHDAKKAGAEVVKQVEHPLLSGILYPGLQALDEEYLKVDAQFGGVDQRKIFTFAEKYLPQLGYAKRIHLMNPMIPGLAGGKMSSSEDDSKIDLLDSAAKVKSKIKKAFCEPGNIEDNGLLKFVKHVIYPMFKAGEGFEIKRKADFGGDLKFETYEALEASFASQELHPGDLKGAVEIYINRLLDPIRKAFDDDFHRQLTERAYPTGAVAGKKASAQVAGENTPDKVELKVGQITEAVKHPDADSLCVLSVDVGGEAKKTIVSNLMAYYPLEDLINRSVVTLTNMKSSKIRGVESEGLVLCAFNQDKYEPLSIPEGAKIGERIIVEGFDNTNAEVAQLNPKKKVWDKIQAELKTNSDGEALWKDFSLLTLNGDKICCTLKECNIK